From the Lactuca sativa cultivar Salinas chromosome 9, Lsat_Salinas_v11, whole genome shotgun sequence genome, the window ATTACATACATATAGCGGTATTCTCACATTGAGGAATACAAACTATTTTTCTAGTAAAGTTAGCCATAAACATGGAAAAACATACATTTTTACAAGAGAAAAAACATACAAAcggttgagtcttggtagaagactacttttcattttagtagaaaatataggattttatggggagtatacaaacatttacatcaaaacacTTATAAACATTTTCACGAAACGGATGCACACTTTTGACACAAAAATGcttatgcactcactcaacttttatgttgatactcttttttcaaaataacttgtattctcaggtcaccagtagacaggtacatttGCACAGGTTTTAAGAAGATGGAGCAGcatcaagtctcgtcttttatttttgatatatatatatatatatatatatatatatatatatatatatacatttttggtgtcatactactttcacagaacacacatgtataaactatattcTTAATGCaaaggatgatgttgttgcttgttttactattgtggattgttatgatactgtacatgacgtcctccgcctccgaacgtttccaccgttctggtttgggggtgtgacatgaagcAAAATCGATTCACCATCATCTTCTTCGATTCATCATCTACAATCATTGATTTCACATCGGTGATGTATATTTCAGGAACACAGACAGTCTAGTGAAAACGAAGATCGATTGCGATCCGGTGATGATTTTTTAAAGATGTTGCCGATAGTGATTATGGTATCACAGTTAATGGTGGTTATAAAGGTGTTTATAGATTTATAGAACTAGAAGCTTGAATTTGGGTTTGTAGATTTggttgtgatatttgtatgtgggTTCTTGTTATTCGCCGCTGATGAACAAAAGTAAGATGAGTTCTTGTTGTCCTTCTAAGCCTGAATTCCTTATCAACAAAACTATGTTTGTGAAAATCTTAGCAAAGCAATCATAGGCTCCATGGTTTTTCAATAAAAGTTGGGTTTGTAGATATACAAACATCACTCTTTTTAGGTTCGTTGGATTTTTTTTGGAGATGCAGATCCACAGACGGTGATAAAGAAGCAGGGGACGGTAGGATGCGGGTTTCTCGTTTTAGCCGGCAGCACCACAATTCTTGCTAGGGCTAATGCTTTTCGAGCACACCACAtaacagataatatatatatatatatatatatatatatatatatatatatatatatatatatatatatatatatatatatatgtttaggttctatggaaaacaaaaaatcctaaaaaaaaccctaaaaatcataaaaatgcataaaaaatacttagagaacacaaaacttttttttttgaattttttatgaaaaaatcgcTACTTTTATATAGATTCgctgaaattttttttgaaaaaaaaacaaatttttttataaaaaaaattatttatttatttattttttcagcGATTTTGTTATAAAAGTAacgattttttcataaaaaatttaaaaaaagttttgtgacctctaagtatatttttatgcatttttatgatttttagggtttttttgttttccaaataacctttccctatatatatatatatatatatatatatatatatatatatatatatatatatatatatatatatatatatatatatatatatatatatagagagagagagagagagagctatgttcaaatgtggattgacatctattgtgtggacgtgtggataatactattctgtgagaattacaaagaaaatatgttgtttgataatatgaatacgttcaatgttatataattattttaattattaagcattttcactaattaaatcgtctataaggttattatatactttttttaattattcccATTCTGTTATAATGTTATCatgatgtttattgagtcgtattctgtaagaattaaaataaataaaaaacgatgaatgagaacaaaaatgaattagaattgatgagaatccattaaaataacaataattCTGTGAGATTCAACGTAGTCACATTATTAAAAAACATATTCTCttaataattttcataaaatatcattatccacacgtccacacaatagttgtacatccacattataacctagccttatatatatatatatatatatatatatatatatatatatatatatatatatatatatatatatagagagagagagagagagagagagagagatagagagagagagagaaagtgaaagaGAGAAAAAAAGAGATTCAAAGGAATGTTGGTTGATGGtgttcttccatgcaagcattaaGAGAGGAAGATGGCAAATTAATGGTGGTAccgttgagagagagagagaaagagagggagagagagagtatatgtatatgtgatatatatttttttttaatcaaaataataagaaattataaaaaaaaataataaaggacATATTTATCGTTTTATATGGGACATGGacaaaaaccacacaaaaaatcCGAAATTAAACCATCAATGCATCACCAAACCTACTAAACCTGTTTGAACCAAAACCACATGATTCTATGTTTTAACAAAGAGATGACCATTTTGCAATTTTTTCTATGTGTGAGGAATGCCAAAATGGGCCAAAAATAAACCGGTCCTTGAAGTTATAGAGGCCCAATAATCATTTTAAAAACCCTAATTGCAGCAAATACAACCCTTACTCATTCCCAAATATCGCCTCCAATATCTTTCTCCTGTTCCGAGCAAACTACGTTTCTCTGCAAAAATGGCTGCCACAGCTCCACCGAATTCCGTCCAATGCTTCGGCAGAAAGAAGACAGCGGTAGCCGTCACCCACTGCAAAGCTGGCCGTGGCCTAATCAAGATCAATGGAGTTCCGATCGAACTGGTTCAGCCGGAGATCCTCCGTTACAAGGCGTTCGAACCAATCCTCCTTCTCGGTCGCCACAAATTTGCCGGCGTTGACATGAGGATTCGCGTCAAAGGTGGTGGTCACACCTCTCAGATTTACGCTATTCGTCAGAGCATTTCTAAAGCCCTTGTAGCTTACTACCAGAAATTTGTTGACGAAGAGCAGAAGAAGGAGATTAAGGATATTCTTGTGAGGTACGATAGAACCCTTCTCGTTGCTGATCCAAGAAGATGCGAGCCAAAGAAGTTTGGTGGACGTGGTGCTCGTGCTAGGTTCCAGAAATCATACCGTTAAACAAATTAAAGTAATCTCATTGTCTTCTCTAAAGTTTTATGCTTTTGATGTTAAGTTGCTTTTAAATTTTTGTGTTAGACTATATATTGATCATGTATGGATGGATACCTGTTGGTTTTTCTTTAAGAAATCTCTCACCCTTTTATAATTATGCATCATCTTTATGGCATTATCTAGATATATGATTGAGTTTCTTGGATTAAGTCTTTAGTTTTTTGTGTTTTGGTGTGATAGAGGATGCAAATATAGTTTTGGCATTGATCTGTGGTAAATcagtgtttttaattattaaaattgttACTTCATCCtttttcaaattgatggttgATTATGTTTGCCATTTGTGTTATTCCACTTGTTTATGTTAAACTATGAACTGAAAGATTAATACAAGTTTTTGGAGGGTAATAATCGGTATATTGCAAACAAAAATTTCTATGTAACCCTAAAAAACAAAATGGAACTACATTGCTATTCCTTTATAAACCCAAAAAACAAAGTGAGATGTTTTCGAAACGATATTTAGATATTtcgaatatttaaaaaggttatCGAATTTGAAGCTAAAAAATTGTCCAACTTCTACTGAATAGGTTAGATTTCAACTTTgactataattttttttcttccttTTCAAATATGAAGGAACTACAACATGTATGTTTGTGAAAAGTGGAAACCAAAAAACATCAAAGTTAGCGATTCACATCTATTTCTCAATGATGATAGCAAATTCTTATTTCCAAAGTAATGAATAAAAACATCGAAGTAAAACTACTGATAGGGATAGAATATTAAGCAAATCTTCAAAGGCCCTGACATCATAGATTTGTATTTGTTGCAATTTTTGAGAAACGAAGGTTTCAAAATATCAAATTAGAACAATTATAAATTTATGTATGAATCCTCTTATCGCTTTTATTACTCAGGATATGAAATCCTTTGTTTAAAGGTCTAAAGATTAATGTTCCTAGGCATTAACTAAACAATTTAAGTAAATGCCTATTTCATTCCACATTTTACACACCATGTCATTTTGGAACATAATTGCTAATTCTTGAATCATCAAAATGACTTTGATATCTCTCTTTTTTGGTTTCGAAGGAACATAATTGCTGATTCTTAAATCATCAAAATGACTTTGATATCTCTCTTTTTTGTTTTGGAAGGATGAAAAAAAAGGGTTGGGATCTCCTGCCAAAATGATTTAGAAGAGCCGAAACCAAAAATAACGATTTTTGCTAGCAACAACATAATGGAGGCAGACAATTATTAGACCAAATTAACTAATCAGAATGCTAGATTATTAAACCATGATATTTGATTCGGTAAATACGTCCTTATTGAATACTCTTTCTTATATATATGATgcaatttagtttttatttatttattttttgaatcgaaataactaaaaataacaaaaatattaacAAATTCTCCTTTTAAGAGTGATATATGTTTTAAGTGATGTATATGTAAATCGTAGATGTGAAAGTATGTGGAGTTTTTCAATCAAGTggtgataaaataaataaataaaaaaaccagGCTATACCTAAATCAATAGAAATAAGAATAGCTGATTATATAGAAATCTTGAATCGTAAATAGAGTTCAGGTTATAAATGAGATTGTCTAAAATGATAGATAAATAAAGATTTTCTCAAGATTGTTATTCATctactttttattttgaaaatgaattgGTTGAGCTTGAAAAtaattcattatatatatatatatatatatatatatatatatatatatatatatatatatatatatatatatatatatatatatatatatatatatatatggaaaagttcaataaataaccataattatgggttcttcaaggaaccgaatcttttttttttcaatttctggagcttattttttatcgaaaaaaaaaatctaaaaatatctcaattcatatattaatattgtgaatgtgaaaaatatttttcggattcaccgtgtgaatccagattcacattgtgaatttgacgtaaaaaaaaccGAAATTTATattattggaaaaaggataaaaagttatgaatttgtgtatttttagtttttttttttgataaaaaataagttttaaaagttaaaaaaaagattggtttcttggttaattatgattatctattgaacctcaccatatatatatatatatatatatatatatatatatatatatatatatatatatatatatatatatatatatatatatatatatatatatatatatatatatatatatatatatatatatatatcacaaggACCTTAGCAATagtatttttttgaattttaggTTTTGCCACAAATCATTGGTTAATTTGACACTTTTCATCACTAAAGtcaacttttatatttttgtgttttgattaagcTTTTGTGTCTTTAGGTTTTTGCCACAAGTCTTTAGTGACTTTAACACTTTTAGTTATTGCAGTCAAAAGTTTTACATTTTAGTGCTTTTGCCACAAATCTTTAATGAATTTGACATTTTTCGTCCTTATactcaaaacttttacattttgacataaaaaacacaaaaaacatcCTTTTGAATTTTGCCACCATATTTTCCGAACTTTAACATTATTGTcacaatatttttgaattttttccaCCAATGTCCCTTCTTTTGGTTGTACACTTTTGACATCTAATTTTAGGGGTTGTTGACTTTCTCCCCTATTTGCGCCGATTTATAATTTCAGCACATATCTTTTAAAGTTTGTTTATTTTTCTCATATCACCCCAAAAGCGACGTAGCTATGGGTTCTTTACTAGTTGAAATTGAATAAGTAAACATTATATAAAGCATACAATATAAATCAATCAATTGGAAAATAAAGCATCAGTGACATAATAACTATCTGCTTAATACTAATTCGAATTGATATGCTCTCCGTTCTAAATACGAGATGTCATCCTTTTGAAAGAAGTTTATGTTCCAATGTATAATTCTTTATTTACAAATAATATATGATAAAAGAATTGAAGTATAAACATAATCCACAATCTGGCCTAatacttttatatgttttaagctTATGGTTAAACTCCAACTTTAATCTTATCACTCCATTATGCTTGAATTTATGTAACTTTGTAGTTTGTATGAATCGAGAAAGCGAAATGAAATCAGAGTATGAAATGAATCTATAACACAAGATGTAAATATAATCTATTTGGCTCAATTCAACTTTTGAAAGATACAAGAGAGTTTTTAGAGTAAGAACACGAAGTGCCAAAAGTTACTCTAACTCTTATACctatccctatttataggaatgaCAGAAGTAAGCAAAAAGTACATAAGGGCTAAAACACGAACGCTTCGACTTTTACAAGTGCCCTTATGAAATACACACAACGAATACTACAAAGTAGACTTCGACACTAATACCAGACATAAGAGACTTCGACACCTCACAACATAATTCAACCTCTATATTCTCCCCCTTTGTGAGCAATGTTGAATCCTAAGTCATTAGCATCTCCGTTGCTTGATGAAGAACTCTTCTAATCTCCATGTACCAAATGATTATTCTTCAAACCTCAGCTTTTTCTCCATCACTATTCCTTTTGTAATTATTGATATGAACAAGGAATCGTATATTGCGAATTTGTATATCTTTCAACATCCTCAACCCTTGAACAAAAACTTAGTATTCTTGTTGTTTTTATTCTTCCCAACAAAAACTACTCCTAACGGTTTGACATATATTTCACCATCTTCGAAATCTTTTAAGCTTCCTTGACCCTTCAACAATGATTGTGGTATTGTTATTTGTTTTCCCATTGCCAAAGCAAGCTCAACACCGGTTAAGGCCAAACAATCGTAGTAATTGTCAAAAAAGCTTGATATGTGCAAACCCAAGTAAGAAGTCTTCTTTGTTGGTCATTTGAAGCTTCGATACATCCACATTGCTCAAAATCTTTGCAACATTAATGAGATCATTTAGATTCATTAGAGGAAAATCAGCCCTTGTGAAGCCGAATGCCACATTATTAGCACGAACAACAAAGAATCGAAAATTCCGCAACAATTCTTCAAATAGTGTATCCTTGGAAATGTTCAACACTTTCACACTTTTACCAAGGATCAAGCCTCCTCTTCTTTCTTTCCAAGCACAACATTAAATCTCATTTTCAGCTTCTTGTACTCCTCTTTATCTTCAAATTTATCCATCAATTGATAGTAAGCAGAGACGAACATCATATGATCGATAGGAAAGTCCAATCGATTGAAATTTGAATCTTCGATCTCATAGCACTTCTTTGGTGCTTTCAGAAAGTCATACATGTTACCAAGTGAAAGAATTTGTTCAATTGTTTCGTAACAATATTTTTTCGTTGGATCTCCTTTTTCAAGACCAGTAGGATCAGCATGTCTTTGTCTGAGGATGCTATTGATTTGCCTTTGTTTCTCCATTTCCTTTTCCAAAGCCTTCTTTTTATCTTCTTCAGAAGGATCAATCTTGATCCCCTTCCCTTTATTTTCCAATTCTTCCTTCGATAGTGGTGGCTTAGAACTCAAACCACCAGCAGATGAACTAATGACTATTCCTTTGGTCAATGGCTTCGAATTCATTGTAGTTTAGGTAGTTGTCATTGAAGTTAGAAGAGAAGTTGGAATTTGAGTACTCATCACCTTTCCAGCAACCTTTCCGTCAGAAGTTTCTTTTGATGAACCAGAGCCAACCCCCTTCCCCCCTTGCACCCCTATTTGAACAGGTGGGGCATCCGTTAGTATCAACTTCACTAGTTTAAGAAGAGGAGCTGATTCAGCTTTGAAATTTGACTCCAACGAAGAAAACATCTTAGATAACGACTCGTGAGAAACCGAAGACGTTGGTGAGGAATCAAGCTTCAAAATGGACTCCTTCAGACTAGTCAAGAATTCCTCCATCTTGGTAATCACTTGTGAATCATTTTTCGAAAAAGCAATAAAAGTTTCAACAAGTTTTCGAACTACTTCAGAAATAATATCCATCTTTTTATGAAGAAGGAATGACTTTGTTCAAGCTTAGCCACCTCCTTTAAGAATTCTGACTTGAGAGACTCGATTTTGAGATTAACCGTCTGTTCCATTTTCCTCAACTTCTTCAACAAACAAAATATGGCGTTCTTTTGCAACTGCCCTCAGATCCTTGACCTTTGATTGAAAATTCTTAGCATGATGCTTCAAATGTTGTTCATGGTTTGATTCAATCTAGTCCATCACAATTCTCAATCGattttcatgagattttagtAAGACATCCACTTCAATCCTAGACACAACATTTCGATTCCCAGAGTTAGCTTGAAGTTGTAGTAAAGAGTTAAGCTTACGATTcaagattttgaatttttttcctGACATCAACATGTGatcaggaatatcctcttcctcggGATCGAACTAAATATCACCAAATGAAACCataaaatcatcatcatcatcttgatCAACCTCAGGAGTGGACTTTGGACCTTCGGTTGATTAAAGCGAAAAAAGAGAAGTGATAGGTTGATTGAGAATGTTATGGAAAGTAGGTGAAGTAGTGGAAGCTAGTAATGAAGTGGGTGTTGTTGTAATATATGGAGGTAAGGAAGTAGAAGTAACAACAATTGTTGTTTCGATTGTAGATGAAGAATAATGGAAACAGGACAAATGATGTGGAAACATTCGAATTACCTTGGGCTTCGTGAGTCGACATCCCATCACCCATGTTGACATGTGTCCATATTAGATATGTTCACAGGGATGCCTGAAATTCAAATCTCCTCTGTAACGGATTCAACAATCAAGACTTCGGGTGGTATAACCGTTGTCTACTCAGGGAtggatggatttgatgaatcaccCAAATTGTTGTGTCCACATTAGATGCTTTCACAGGACCACCAGGACTTCCATTCGTCTCGTAAGATGACTTGACTGGAGAGTCCCTTTGAGGTGAATGGAAGCCGATATTATCATTGCGAAGGTGCGGAGATTGATCACTGTCATATTCAAATTCTGTCTCGACCACAACCTTATCAAGAGGATCTTGTACTATCTTCTACTTCTTTTTTATCTTCTTTGACATAGCATGAGCCCTTCGTTTCTTTAAAGCTGGAGAAATTGGAGCTGGGATTTCATGAATAACAATACCCTTGCGACCGAGTTGGGGTTTGCGAATCCGCTTTGTTTTCGAAACAACACCCACCTTAGGTGATGATAAAGACTTCTCAGGAACATCTTTGACAATAAGCCTCTTTTCAGGTGAATGACGAGTTCTATGTGTCGACTTCTTCGTTCGTTTAAGTACACCTATTTTTGATGGCACCACTTCCTGTTGAACATCCTGAACAACTGGTTCTTGAATAGGCTCCGTTACTTCCTTCTCGACAGTTGCCGGACCAGACTTAGGTTTTTCATCCATTTTGGATTTCTTGGAACTTTTGCCACGTTTTGAAGTTCCTTCAATTCCCATTGGTAACAACGCCCCAATTTCAATAGTTGGGTTGACTGTTTGAAGATAAGTAACAAGAAATGGGTTCGTCGAATCTACTTTGCGAAGCATAGCATCCGTAATTCACACAACATTTGGAAATATCTCTGAATCATCTTCAACAATTTTTGGATGTTGATAAAGTGAAAATTCAGCTTTTGGAGCATCAGCAGGAACAAGAATTCCTTCCTTTTCATACACATGTTGAAGAATCAGACTCCAATATTTAGCACATGACACACCATTAGCAGCATTGGTGTGTGAGATACTAGCACCAAATTCTGCCCATAATTGAGTAGCGTAGTCAACCATGAGATCATAATAGAGACCAACAACCATAGCATAAACGTCAAGTTTAGCTTTATCAAGACCAACACTTCAACCTGTCAAGCATCGAAGAAATATCCCAAAAATAAAGTTCCACACACATGGTAAATAAGACTTTTTAAACTGACTGATCTTGGTGAGTGGAcgttgatgacccatctcattaAACATGTGAACCACCTGTTCAGTTGTAACTTCATAAAAAGGTCCAACATTTGGATTCTTCAAGATTTGGGCAAATTGTTTCTTGGAGAGCATGTACTTCTTCTCATTCGTGAGTTgaaaggttacaatcttggaagTGTTGTTGAACACAACAGTGGAACCGACCAAAGATAACCAGGTCATTGGAACGGAGAATGAAGAAGTCATCCTCGTTAAGAGTACATAGTGATTAAGAGCTACGATTAGCATCATTAACTCTTCTGGGTACTTGGAGATATTGGGTTGAACTCGATAATTGGTACTCTGAATCTTCAATAAAGGTTGAGATGTAGCATTATTATTTGTTTGAGAAGGATCAACATTAACATTATCGaccgccattgttagggtttgaaggttTGAGAGAACAGGTAAGTATAAGGAAATAGAATTTGAGGAAAATCTTGAGACTGATTGCGTAAAGTTTGAATGAGATACCCCTAAAATCCGTTTATATTTAGGCCCCAATTTAGAACTTGAAGCGGTTATCATTAAAATCATGCCATGTGTATCCTTGAAAAATGGGCCAGTAGTCATAAAAGTCTCCACATTTGAAAATTGATGAGCACTTTTTCCTTGAAAACCATGAAGCAACCAAACCTTCACATCAATCAATCGTTTCGCTTTCCCCAAGAGGATAAAAACCGTCAATGAACCTTCGGCATAGAGgctaggctctttcacttttgggtttAGAAGCAAAGTCATATGCTAAACTTTGCGAAAtcttcagcctgagttggtattactcagatcCTCGGGGATTTCAGTGCAAAAGTGTGCCAAAGAATGAGATGAGAACAATCATAAAAAAATTTGGTTCTATGATGTCAAATtaaaattgacataaaaacagTAAGATCCATGGCAAAGATCGCTTCGTTCTACTTCAAGAGAGATGTCAaacagcttgtgtggtttcccgtaaattacaatcgaatactcataaaggagtatcgaagggcttctttaaCAATTGCTTCATTGGTAGGTTCAATTTTGTTACTTATCACCACTTAACATAAGTGTGAggaattgtaaaaaaaattacttgtttgaccaatgTAGTCAGGGACAAGTGTGGTAAGATACATGTTAAAAGTAACTAAAGagcaaacaaatattcaaactaAAATCATATTGTTGAATCAAGAAAGTGACCTTCTTAAACCTCTCAATCCAAAGTCTACTTCTCTACCGCAACGGATCTTTTGCTACCGCAACTTCAAGCGAAGAAGTCATCCGCAACGACCACATCCATAATAAAGACTAGTTATTTTGTTTCTTAAATTATCTATTTACATTGTATTATCCAGTGTACCTTGCATGGACACTTTATCAGAAATTTAGTCTTTGTTTATTCTCCATGTAATTTctcgagactctataaatagagatctCTACTACTGAATGAAATTACCTCTGATCTCTCTTAATATCTGAATCTCTCTGAATCCTTACCTTTCTCATTCTCTAAAAGATCTTACTGAACTTACTATCAAATACATTAAGATCAAACTCTCATATCTCCTTCGGAGAAGGTCCTTGTGACTTCATTCACTTTAAGCTGATCACCGTAAACTAACTCGGTTTGAATGCAatccttgttaagaatcaacttagtgtttacttgatatataactTGTTGTCAGTTATATTTCCTTACTTTTCTACAATTAAatattccgcaactaactatctaacaacTCAAacttcttattattgttgagatttgtgatcctttgagattaactttaTTCCGCAATCTATAACCTATTATAAGTTTTTTCAAGTGTGTTTctcaaaagtttttctctcaacaattggtatcagatccaaagtggttgctttttgaacaaACTCTAATTTTCAAAAGCCTTCTATACCAATAAAGCTCATTTTTCTCAAAATttgaaagcaaaaaaaaaaaaaaacaaatgaaatatggcacaagcattatcactaaatgtttccaacagtgttggtggttctaatcgagccccaatacttgTTTCAAATGAGTATCATCACTAGTCCCAAAGGATGGAGAGGTATCTAAAAAGACTTGGAAGAGATGTGTGGAgatccgtggaagaaggaccTTATGTTCCCATTCTTACTCCAGTTCAAGCCGATGGTGCTCAAGCTAGACTAGGAGGAGGTTAAGTTGCAATGAACCGTCCCACAaaaaatgatcttgataaatTGGAAAGTGATGCagttgctttctatgaaatatcatgcggagttgctcctgacaactttgacattATCATCGATTACAAGTcagccaaagaaatatgggatgttctcaaaaacttgtatGAAGGTTCCGAGcaagctcaagataagaagctcactacCACACTCAACAAGTTCAACAACTTTAAAGCTCATGCTGGAGAAAGTCTTGAAGACTCCTTCCAAAGATTCAACATGATTgtcacaaagttatcaaatgctAGCACCATCCGAAGTAATCATAAAACAAACCTTCAGTTTCTTAATGGTTTGGGTAAACACTGGACTACGGcaaaaatgatagtccaaggtgataGAAAGATTCACTCCTTATCCCTTTTCAAGTCATATGGCGAGCTTCAGGCACAAGAATCAACTGTGCTAAAAGAATGTGCGGACTTTGGAGGTCCACTCGCTCTCATAGTTCAAACCTCTCAAAACAAAAACATCCAAACTTACTCTTCCTCATATAACAATCCACTGCAGTCATACGAAGCTGATTCAGAACATgacgatgaagaagaatttcaaaatGCTATTGCCTtagttagccaacagttcaacaTGCTATCACCCTCATCTTTTCGCAAAAATTAGTAGTTCACTAAACCTCCCTTTAACTGTAACTTCAATCCACAGACCAATCATTCTCGATATCCCAAAAATTCTCACCCCACTCACCAGTCTTCACAATCTCAGAACACTCATCAATCCAAGGAGACATCGCAACCTACCAAGCCATCTGATTTTGATACCTCAACCgaagaaaaaaaatgatgttATCATTTTTCACAAATGCAAAAAAAGAAAATCAGTTTGCAAAAGATTATAAAGCCAATGTGGTGaaggacagagcattctatcttagaatggctcaagagatGGAAGAAAAGGAGAAGGCAAGGGCTTACGTGGCCCAAGTTAAGAGGGATCGTCAAGTTTGGTCTttaggagatgaagatgaagatttcAACAtcaagggaaaaggaaaattttgCATGATGGCAACTGCTAATGAGGATGGGTTAACCAAACTGGAGAAAAACTACGGCTACATGGCAAAAGATAGAACTATGATCATCGTTGAACAAACTATATCAATGCCTTAGACgagaagaacatagcgtcccaagaAATGTTTCATGTAAGAGGACGACTAGAAGAAAAGAGACTCAAAGTTGCTACGTTAGAAAGAGACTTAGTGTTAGAAAAGGATGCCAGAATGTTATGTGAAACTCAATTAGGAATAGCATAAAATCAAAGGGATCTAGCCCAGAAGGAAAACGTA encodes:
- the LOC111903166 gene encoding 40S ribosomal protein S16, coding for MAATAPPNSVQCFGRKKTAVAVTHCKAGRGLIKINGVPIELVQPEILRYKAFEPILLLGRHKFAGVDMRIRVKGGGHTSQIYAIRQSISKALVAYYQKFVDEEQKKEIKDILVRYDRTLLVADPRRCEPKKFGGRGARARFQKSYR